TGCTCCTAGTGCTTCATTGATTTCCGCACAATCTAAGCCACCTACTTGCTGCGTAAGAAAGATGCCATTTGGAGAAAGGATCCTTTTTACTTCGGAAACAGAGTAGGATTCGTGTTGATTTAAAATCAAATCGAATTGTCCATCATCAAATGGTAAAGTCTCATCATTGGTTACTTCTACAACCTTTACACCTAAAGGTTCTAAATTCTTTTTTGCTAATGGGATATTTGGAGAATACCCTTCAGTCGCATAAATAGAAGGAGGGAATGGTCTTAACATGGATAAGAATTCTCCACCACCTGTTCCCATATCAAGCATAGAATTCGTGTTTTGAATAAGGGAAAAGGCCATGCTACCGTAGGACCAAGAAAGTAATTGACTCTTCATACGATCAGTTTCTGTAATAAAGGAAAAATCCCATCCAGTAAAGCTTGCGTTTGCATTTTCTAATAAGGTGAAAAATAATTTATCATTCTTCATGTTAAATCCTCCTGTTTACTATATTCAAAATAGGGTGAATATAATAAACAGGAGGAGGACCTCTAATTACAATATACGGTTGTTACGTTTCATGTTCTAGTATTTTCATATGAAATCACTCCTGGCAAAAGTATGTTGTTTTACCTTCTAGATTTATGAGTATAATACCTTCTAAAAGTAAAAAATAAAATAGATATAGCTGTACAGTGGTAATAAATAAAGTCCCATAAACGGCCGTTTTCGGTACTTTTTAAGGAAACTAGATTGGATATATATGTTAGGATAGAGAAGAAATATACTTAAGCCAACACCAATAAAGGAATCCACGTTTTAGACTACCTAATTTGTGGATTCTTTTTATTTTAACCTAAATATAATTCGAAAAATATTGTATTTTTATGTGTTTCTTACCGAATTATTTTTTTACATTGATGTTGGAACAATAATGGTGTATGACGCATAGTATAAAACATATACCGTATAACATACACCAAGAAAAGAGGTGAATGAATGGATACTTTATTGAATTCATTAACGACAGAGCTTAGGAGAGGAACTTTGACGTTAGCTGTTTTAAGTCAATTACAAAAGCCCCAGTACGGATATTCACTTGTTCAATTGTTGGAACAGTCAGGTATTAACATTGATCAAAGTACTTTATATCCATTGCTACGCCGCTTAGAAAAACAAGAGTTAGTAACAAGTAGTTGGGATACATCTGAGAGTAGACCGCGTAAGTACTATGTTCTAAGCGAATATGGTTTGGAGATTTTTTTACAGTTAAAAAGGGAATGGATGGACAATTCTAAAAAACTCTTAGAAGTGTTAAAAGGGGAGAAAGATGATGAATCTAATTGAGATTTATATACAAGAAGTGACTCGAAGACTGCCTGAAAAAAATCGTGAAGATATTGCTCTCGAGTTAAGATCAACCATTGAGGATATGTTACTTGATGATTACAGTGAAAAAAATATAAAAGGGGTTCTTGAAACATTAGGGAATCCCGCTATATTAGCTAGTAAATACCGCGATCAACCAATGCATCTTATTGGTCCTCACTATTTTGAGACATATGTTACGTTATTAAAAATGATTTTACCGATTGCTGCTATTATTTCTCTAATCTCGATCATTCCCGAATATTTTATAGGGTATCATGGCGAAGAAGCAGTAATTAGTGTGGGTTTTGATATTATTGGTTTTTGTATAGGGAGAATCGTTGAAGTAGGTATGCACGTCTTTTTCTGGCTGACACTTGTTTTCGCGCTTATTGAACGAGTAAATCATTCGAAAGGAAGTCACCCATTCACAACAAAGTTTACCAAATGGACAGCTGATGATTTAAAAAACACACCTTATATTCCTAAGAAAAAAGTCATCACGAAATTCGAAGTATTTGGAAGTTTATTATGGACTGCTATTTGGGCAACAGTTTATTTTTACGCAAATCATCTTGTAGGTATATATCGAAGTAGTACACACGGACTTGATTTTGCGGCCCCAGCTCTTAATCAGGATGTATTGCTTCAGTATTGCCCAATCGTTCTTGTTGTAATCGGTTTAGAAATAGTATTATCTATTTATAAATTAATTAAGGGACAATGGACAAAAGGAATAGCAATATTTAATACAGCTTTCCAGCTTATTGGAACCATTGTATTCATTGTGATAGTAACGAATCCAAATGTAATGAACCAAGATTTTATTACGTATACAGCTGATTTATTCACTATTACTACTAAACAACTTGAATCGCGGATAGTTGGCGGTGCAATTTTCTTCTTTATGTTATCTGCGGCAATCAGTGTATTTGATGGTATCCGCAAGGCTAAAATTCATTAATCAGCATTCGTCTATTACAATAATGGGGTTTAGTTTAACAAGCCATCCCTTAAAAAAGTCGGATTCTTAGCGTACAGGTGAACTGTACCCCATAAAGAAAAGACACTCTAATGAGTGCCTGATCTTAACTAGCAACCGAATCCGCCACCTGAACAGCTGCATCCAATAATGATTAATAGAATGAACAGCACAATTAGTAAAGCGAATCCGCCACCAAAACCACCACAACTACCACCAAAGCTCATAATATTTCCTCCTTGAGTAAGAGGGGCCAACTGGGATGCACATGTGTTTTAACGGATACACATTACTTTATGTTTTTAAACAATATATGAGCAGGTCCTTTAAGAAATAAAGAAAGACACCCTTACGTGGTTCAGCCAAGATACGTGTATTATTCTTCAATTCTTTCTAGTAGCCAATCTTGGACTTCATCTTTCAAATCCATTCCCACGATGATCTTACCAAGGACTACACCTTTACCGATTAAATTTATATCTATGTCTATAGATGGTTTTAATGGATTCATTGTGTATGTAACTGTTTCGATATGGCGAACTGGGATACGAACAATCCCAATGATTCCAGATGTAAGTAAATATCCATCCTCTGTAATCTCAATTACGTTATTTTTCCATGTGAATTTGTTATCAGTTATTGCTTTTGGATTTTTCGCACCAAAAATACCCATGATTTCACTCCTAAATGGGGTAGCGTCTTAAAGAATCTAA
This sequence is a window from Bacillus pseudomycoides DSM 12442. Protein-coding genes within it:
- a CDS encoding class I SAM-dependent methyltransferase, coding for MKNDKLFFTLLENANASFTGWDFSFITETDRMKSQLLSWSYGSMAFSLIQNTNSMLDMGTGGGEFLSMLRPFPPSIYATEGYSPNIPLAKKNLEPLGVKVVEVTNDETLPFDDGQFDLILNQHESYSVSEVKRILSPNGIFLTQQVGGLDCAEINEALGAPLNSEFTNWNLETALSELEQHGFKVLTYKEEFPVQRFYDISALVYYLQAIPWQVPDFETETYVNELYKIHQLILQKGYFDVKQHRFFIKTVRIS
- a CDS encoding PadR family transcriptional regulator encodes the protein MDTLLNSLTTELRRGTLTLAVLSQLQKPQYGYSLVQLLEQSGINIDQSTLYPLLRRLEKQELVTSSWDTSESRPRKYYVLSEYGLEIFLQLKREWMDNSKKLLEVLKGEKDDESN
- a CDS encoding HAAS signaling domain-containing protein, which produces MNLIEIYIQEVTRRLPEKNREDIALELRSTIEDMLLDDYSEKNIKGVLETLGNPAILASKYRDQPMHLIGPHYFETYVTLLKMILPIAAIISLISIIPEYFIGYHGEEAVISVGFDIIGFCIGRIVEVGMHVFFWLTLVFALIERVNHSKGSHPFTTKFTKWTADDLKNTPYIPKKKVITKFEVFGSLLWTAIWATVYFYANHLVGIYRSSTHGLDFAAPALNQDVLLQYCPIVLVVIGLEIVLSIYKLIKGQWTKGIAIFNTAFQLIGTIVFIVIVTNPNVMNQDFITYTADLFTITTKQLESRIVGGAIFFFMLSAAISVFDGIRKAKIH
- a CDS encoding YjcZ family sporulation protein produces the protein MSFGGSCGGFGGGFALLIVLFILLIIIGCSCSGGGFGC